From Etheostoma cragini isolate CJK2018 chromosome 10, CSU_Ecrag_1.0, whole genome shotgun sequence, the proteins below share one genomic window:
- the thoc3 gene encoding THO complex subunit 3: MASQYYQEMQESFKNNNKSREFPAHTAKVHSVAWSCDGRRLASGSFDKTASVFLLEKDRLVKENNYRGHGDSVDQLCWHPTNPDLFVTASGDKTIRIWDVRTTKCIATVNTKGENINICWSPDGQTIAVGNKDDVVTFIDAKTHRSRAEEQFKFEVNEISWNNDNDMFFLTNGNGCINVLSYPELKPIQSINAHPSNCICIKFDPMGKYFAIGSADALVSLWSVEELVCVRCFSRLDWPVRTLSFSHDGKMLASASEDHFIDIAEVETGEKLWEVQCDSPTFTVAWHPKRPLLAYACDDKDGKYDNNREAGTVKLFGLPNDS; this comes from the exons ATGGCGTCGCAGTACTACCAGGAGATGCAGGAGAGcttcaaaaataacaacaaaagtcGAGAATTCCCGGCTCACACAGCCAAAGTCCACTCGGTGGCGTGGAGCTGTGATGGCAGGAGGCTCGCCTCCGGGTCGTTTGACAAAACAGCCAGCGTTTTTCTCCTGGAAAAGGACCGTTTG GTGAAGGAGAACAACTACAGAGGTCATGGAGACAGTGTGGATCAGCTCTGCTGGCATCCAACCAACCCGGATCTGTTTGTCACAGCCTCCGGAGACAAGACCATTCGCATATGGGACGTCCGGACCACCAAATGTATCGCGACTGTCAATACAAAAG gagagAACATCAACATCTGCTGGAGTCCTGATGGTCAGACCATCGCTGTCGGGAACAAAGATGATGTGGTGACCTTCATCGACGCCAAGACCCACCGCTCCAGAGCAGAGGAGCAGTTCAAGTTCGAGGTGAACGAGATCTCCTGGAACAACGACAACGACATGTTCTTCCTCACCAACGGCAACGGCTGCATCAATGTTCTGAG ttATCCGGAGCTGAAGCCAATCCAGTCCATCAACGCTCACCCGTCCAACTGCATCTGCATCAAGTTCGACCCCATGGGAAAGTACTTCGCCATAGGTAGTGCCGACGCCCTCGTCAGCCTGTGGAGCGTGGAGGAACTGGTGTGTGTCCGCTGTTTCTCCAG GCTGGACTGGCCTGTGAGGACACTCAGCTTCAGCCATGATGGAAAGATGTTGGCCTCGGCCTCCGAGGATCACTTCATAGACATCGCTGAGGTGGAAACGG gagagAAGCTGTGGGAGGTTCAGTGCGATTCGCCGACCTTCACCGTTGCCTGGCACCCAAAGAGGCCGCTGCTGGCCTACGCTTGCGACGACAAGGACGGCAAATACGACAACAACCGGGAGGCGGGTACCGTCAAACTGTTTGGCCTTCCCAACGACTCCTGA